The Ramlibacter algicola genome segment TGGGCACCTCATCGTCCGCCTCGTGGATGCCAGGCTGCACACCGTCGCCACACAGTGAAAGCGAACACTGCGTCGGTGTTCGAACCAACCAAGGAGATTGCAATGCAAGAACTGGATTGCGCCGAAGTGGAGCAGGTCGCCGGTGGCCTGGCGTTCTATTACTACACGCCGCCTGCTCCCTACAACGCCAACGTCCTCAGTGACATCCAGGCGGGCTCGCGCGCGGCCGGCGAGTACGACAACCCGAACCCGCTGGACTGGGCGGTCTAGCCGGATCGGCAGCCTCTCCTGTTGGATGAGGCCTCGCAGCCGCTTCCTCCAGGGAACGGATGCCGTCCGCGCAACAGCTTCCGAAGATGGCTTTGTCTGCGGCTGGACTGCGGACTACCATGGCGAGCATCTTCCTTCGGTGCTCGTCTTCTCTCAACCTTCTAGGAGATAGCGATGCAAGAACTGAACATGCAAGAAGTCGAGCAAGTCAGTGGTGGTAGGACGCTCACGGAGTGGGGACAGGACCTCATCGGCCTGCTCGGAATGGTCGGCGACATCCAGAATGCGCTGATCGATGCGATCGTCGACGTCGCATGTACGGCGACCACCGAGTGCCGGTGATCCAAGGGGGCAAAAGCCCCCTTTTTTCTCTCTGAGCATGGCCCAGCCAATCGGTCCCATCAAAGCCGTCCTTGCGACGACGTTGTGTTTCCTCTTCGCCAGCTTTGGGGCTGGAGCAGCGAAGCAATTCGGTGCTCCGGCGGAAGTCGCGACGCTGCTGCTCCCAATGCTGCTTTTGCTGATTGGTGTCGGGATGCTCTTCTCGGCAGGCCTGCGGGCATTTCCCAAGTCCCCTCCAGCGCCAAGCGCGATTGCCAAGTGTCTGATTCTCGGCTTTGCGACTGCGGCCTTGAACGTCAGCGTCATCCTCAGCGCCCATAGTGGTTCGCCCGTTGAAGAAAGCGCGAGGCCGGGACTCCAATACTTGCTCGCAGCCGGGGTTCTTGGTCCTTTGTCGGAAGAGATCCTCTTCGTGGGATTTCTGTTCTCGTCGCTTCGAACTAAGTTGAAGCTGCCTCTGGCGACTGCCGTTGTCGCGATATTGTTTTCGATTGCTCACGCGCCCAGCAATGCACTCAGCTTAGAAGCGCGGTTGATCTACATGGTCAATTCTTGCCTCCTGTTTGAGTATTCCATGAACCTCTCGTTGAACGTGATCGCCCATATGTTGGGCAATGGCTTGACCGTTCTTAGCTACTCAGAGATTCCGTGGCTCGAAGCAGCCTCGAGAGGGCACTCTAGTGAGTTGATGCTTCTCCCCGTGTTCTTCCTTGGAGTTCTCGTCGCGCTGGCTTGGACGACGTTCGCAGGTGTGCGAGTTCGCGACCGAAGTACTCGAATTTCGGAATCCGGTCCGGCCCCGGGCTGATTTCAACGCTGCGCAGCCAGATGCGCTCGAGCGCGTCTGGACGCCAGCCGCCCCGCCTCGCATACGATCTCCCCTCCCACAACAAGGAGACGTGATGCTTACCCGCCGCCACCTGACCTCTGCGCTCGCTTTCGCGGCCCTCGCCGCCGCCACCGGCACCGCCTTCTCCCAGCCCGCCACCTACCCGTCCAAGCCGATCCGCTGGCTCGTGCCGTATCCGGCGGGCGGTGGCTCGGACTTCCTGGCGCGCACCATCGGGCAGCAGCTGTCCACGCTGGTCGGCCAGCCCGTGCTTGTGGACAACAAGCCGGGGGGCAACACCGCGATCGCGGCGTCGGAAGTGGCGCGCGCGCCGGCCGACGGCTACACGATCTTGTCGGCGGACAACGGCACGATGGTGTTCAACACCGCGCTGTACTCCAAGCTCACCTACAACCCGCAGACCGAGCTGGTGCCGGTCACGCTCATGGGCAAGTTCCCGATGATCCTGGTCGCCGGTCCCGGCACGGACGCCAAGGACGCGAAGGACTTCATCGCCAAGGCCAAGGGCCGCACCACCAACTACGGCTCCGCTGGCGCGGGCAGCCCGCACCACCTGGCGATGGAGCTGCTGAAGGTGAGCGCCGGCCTCAACATGGTCCACGTGCCGTACCGCGGCGCGGCGCCGGCACTGACGGACCTGGCCGGCGGCCAGATCCCGGTGATGATGGTCGATCTGGCCGCCGGCGCCGGCTTCATCAAGGGCGGCAAAGTCCGCGCGCTGGCGGTGGCCAACCCCACGCGCCTGCCGCAGCTGCCCGACGTGCCGACGTTCGCCGAGCTCGGGTTCAAGAACGTCGAAGCCGCCGCGCAGGTCGGCCTGGTCGCGCCCGCGGGCACGCCGGCCGACGTGGTCAACACGCTGCAGAAGCAGGTGGCCGCGGCGATCAACACGCCGGCCATCCGCCAGAAGCTGGTGGACTTCGGCATCGAGCCGGTGGCCAGCACGCCGCAGGCGTACGCGGACCTGATCAAGGACGAGGTCACGCGCTGGCACAAGCTGATTCGCGACCAGAAGATCTCGCTCGACTGAGCGCCGTGGCAGCGCGCGGCCCGTGCCGCGCGCTGTCACGCTGCTGCCTCGACGGTGCGCAGCTCGCGCATCGTGTGGCGCGGAAAACGATGGGCTGGACCCAGTCGGGTAGCCGTCAGCATGCGCTCCCAGAATGCGCGGCGATGACACTCGACACCTTGCTCACCATCTGGCGGTCGGCCGACGATCGCGCGCGCTACTGGGAGCATGAATTGCGCATCCTGCTCGAGGAGCAGCCCGACGGCGCGGGGCCGGACCTGCTGCACGTCGCGCGCGTGTTGCAGATGCGGCAGGATGAGCAGCAAGCGCTGCACCTGGTGGTCGGCATGATCGGACGCTACCTGCCGCGCGGTTGGCGCCGCGCCCTGGATGCGGTGCACCACCGCGCATCCGAGCCCACGCAGCCACTGCCGCAGGACGCGTGACGGCGCGGTAGGTCAGCGCGTGTTGCGCTGGCCCAGCTTGCGGTACACCGTCGCGCGGCTGATGCCCAGCTGCTGCGCGGCCTTGGCGACGTTGCCCTTGGCGTCGCGCACCGCCTGCCTGATCAACTCCGTCTCCAGGTCCTTCAGCGGCAGCTTCTGGCCCACGGCCGCGGGGGCTGCGCGCAGTTCGGCGCCCGCGCCCTGCGCCAGCACCTGCACCGTCAGGCCCGACCACAGCGGCACTTCGATCGCGCGTTCTTGGTCCGCGGCATCGAACAACGATTCCCACGCGCACGCCAGCACCTCGCTGCAATGCACGCGCGGCTGCAGCGCGGGCGCCGCCAGCATCTCGCGCGCGGCACCGTTGCTACCGACGATCCAGCCGTCGCGGTCCACCGCCACCAGTCCCTGGTGGTCCGAGCCGAAGTCGCAGCCCGGCCAGTTGAGGCGCAGCAGCAGCGCATGCGGGCGCGCGAGCAGCAGCGCGTCCTCGATGCCGTGCGCCGCCTGCTGCACGAGGTGCTTGAGCTCGGGCCGCTCGGCGGCGTCGATGCCGGTCAGGTCCAGCATGCCAACGCTGCCGCCTTCGGGCCCGAACAGCGGCGCGCCCGCGCAGCTGTAGCAACTGGTGTCGTCGAAGAAGTGTTCGCCGCGATGCAGCCACACGGGGTGTCGCTCGGCGAGCGCGGCGCCGATGGCGGTCGTGCCCACCGCGCGCTCGGACAGGTCCACGCCGACGCGCGTGATGAGGCTGGCGCGCCGGTCGCTGCGGTCGATGAGGCCGTCGACGCCGACGACCGTGCCGTGCGCGTCGGTGAGGATGGCGAAGTAGCGCGTGCCCGCGATCGCGCGGGCCAGCCGCGACATCACAGGGCGGGCGGCCTGCAGCAGTGCATGGTTGGCGTCTTCTGTGCGGCGGCGCGCCTGCTCGGGCAGCACGTCGAAGGCGACGCGCTGGGCGGGCCGCTGGCCCATGGCCAGGCAGCGGCGCCACGATTGCTCGATCCAGCGCGGGCCCGTCCCTGCGGCGACCATCCCATCCGTGGGCGAGCGTTGCTCGGCCAGCACCGCTTGCCGGGCGCGCTGGATGGACTGCAGCCGGGCCGCTTCGTGCAGCATGTCGTCTCCTTGGCTGGTTGGGCTGGCGCGCGCAGAATCGCCTGCACGGCACCCGCGCCCACTGTGGCACGGACACAATACCCGAGCAACATGCCCCAGCCATCCTTCGCCCGTGCACCGTCGCTCGCCGCCACCCTGCTCGCACTGGCGCCGTGCTTGCATGCACAAGAAGCGACTGAAGCCGCCGATGCGGTCGTGCTGCGGCCAGTCACGGTGACGGTCACGCCGGGCGTGCCGCAGCTGGCATTCGACACGCCGGCATCGATCGACGTGATCGGCGGCGCGGCGCTGCGCGATGGCCAACTCGGCGTCAACGTGTCCGAGTCGCTCGTGCGCGCGCCGGGCGTGACGGCGCTGAATCGGCAGAACTACGCGCAGGACCTGCAGGTGTCGATCCGCGGCTATGGCGCGCGGTCCACGTTCGGCGTGCGGGGGCTGCGGCTGTACACCGACGGCATTCCCGCGACGGCGCCCGACGGCCAGGGGCAGGTGTCGCACTTCGACCTGCTGACGGCGGATCGGCTGGAGGTGCTGCGCGGGCCGTTCTCGGCGCTGTACGGCAATGCGTCCGGCGGCGTGATCAATCTCATCACTGCCGATGGCGGGCCGGACACCGTGCTCGAAGCGGGCGGCGCGGTCGGTGCCGACGGCGTGCAGCGCACGACGCTGCGCGCGTCGGGCCAGCAGGGCGCGCTGCAATACAACGTGGGCGCCAGCCGCTTCGACACCGACGGTGCAAGGCCGCACAGTGCGGCGCGCCGCGACGCGCTCAACGCCAAGCTGAAGTGGACGCTCAACGAGGACACGCGCCTGAGCGTCGTGGCCAACCACGTGCACATCCCGG includes the following:
- a CDS encoding Bug family tripartite tricarboxylate transporter substrate binding protein — translated: MLTRRHLTSALAFAALAAATGTAFSQPATYPSKPIRWLVPYPAGGGSDFLARTIGQQLSTLVGQPVLVDNKPGGNTAIAASEVARAPADGYTILSADNGTMVFNTALYSKLTYNPQTELVPVTLMGKFPMILVAGPGTDAKDAKDFIAKAKGRTTNYGSAGAGSPHHLAMELLKVSAGLNMVHVPYRGAAPALTDLAGGQIPVMMVDLAAGAGFIKGGKVRALAVANPTRLPQLPDVPTFAELGFKNVEAAAQVGLVAPAGTPADVVNTLQKQVAAAINTPAIRQKLVDFGIEPVASTPQAYADLIKDEVTRWHKLIRDQKISLD
- a CDS encoding helix-turn-helix domain-containing protein, whose protein sequence is MLHEAARLQSIQRARQAVLAEQRSPTDGMVAAGTGPRWIEQSWRRCLAMGQRPAQRVAFDVLPEQARRRTEDANHALLQAARPVMSRLARAIAGTRYFAILTDAHGTVVGVDGLIDRSDRRASLITRVGVDLSERAVGTTAIGAALAERHPVWLHRGEHFFDDTSCYSCAGAPLFGPEGGSVGMLDLTGIDAAERPELKHLVQQAAHGIEDALLLARPHALLLRLNWPGCDFGSDHQGLVAVDRDGWIVGSNGAAREMLAAPALQPRVHCSEVLACAWESLFDAADQERAIEVPLWSGLTVQVLAQGAGAELRAAPAAVGQKLPLKDLETELIRQAVRDAKGNVAKAAQQLGISRATVYRKLGQRNTR
- a CDS encoding CPBP family intramembrane glutamic endopeptidase, which encodes MAQPIGPIKAVLATTLCFLFASFGAGAAKQFGAPAEVATLLLPMLLLLIGVGMLFSAGLRAFPKSPPAPSAIAKCLILGFATAALNVSVILSAHSGSPVEESARPGLQYLLAAGVLGPLSEEILFVGFLFSSLRTKLKLPLATAVVAILFSIAHAPSNALSLEARLIYMVNSCLLFEYSMNLSLNVIAHMLGNGLTVLSYSEIPWLEAASRGHSSELMLLPVFFLGVLVALAWTTFAGVRVRDRSTRISESGPAPG